Proteins co-encoded in one Deltaproteobacteria bacterium genomic window:
- a CDS encoding formate dehydrogenase subunit gamma yields the protein MKKGLIQATDWYERLVHWMLAISCLVLCFTGLGMMFHSFNFIANMMGGLVVTKYVHNFTGLFFLIALFLAIKMWWHEAGVFTMPEDMEWMKAAGGYLWHVDKVPEVGKYNPGQKMFFLAITIFGAIMVVTGIVMWFPLRFPSGLVRWLFVLHALGFVVIFPFFFVHLYLGTIGSPGSAPAMFTGWVTRAWLKKQHPKWLKDMEEKGTLVVSGEEEGSH from the coding sequence ATGAAGAAAGGATTAATTCAGGCGACAGATTGGTATGAGAGGTTAGTTCACTGGATGCTGGCGATTTCCTGTCTCGTCCTGTGCTTTACGGGCTTAGGCATGATGTTTCACTCATTTAACTTTATCGCAAACATGATGGGCGGGCTCGTCGTTACGAAATACGTCCACAACTTCACGGGTCTTTTCTTCCTGATCGCTCTGTTTCTGGCCATCAAGATGTGGTGGCATGAAGCGGGGGTGTTTACCATGCCGGAAGATATGGAGTGGATGAAGGCTGCCGGAGGTTATCTCTGGCATGTGGATAAGGTTCCCGAGGTAGGGAAATACAATCCCGGTCAGAAGATGTTTTTTCTGGCGATAACCATCTTCGGTGCGATCATGGTGGTGACGGGTATTGTGATGTGGTTCCCGTTGAGATTTCCGTCTGGGCTGGTGCGGTGGCTGTTTGTTCTCCATGCCTTGGGGTTCGTGGTGATCTTTCCGTTCTTCTTTGTTCATCTCTATCTGGGGACAATCGGTTCACCCGGTTCAGCGCCGGCGATGTTTACCGGCTGGGTGACGAGGGCGTGGCTGAAGAAGCAGCATCCCAAGTGGTTGAAGGATATGGAGGAAAAGGGAACCCTGGTGGTTTCCGGAGAAGAAGAAGGTTCACACTAA